One Gossypium raimondii isolate GPD5lz chromosome 3, ASM2569854v1, whole genome shotgun sequence genomic window carries:
- the LOC105794113 gene encoding zinc finger protein SHOOT GRAVITROPISM 5 yields MLANNSCSSLPSSEPFSCLENGTTNINKRKRRPAGTPDPDAEVVSLSPKTLLESDRYVCEICNQGFQRDQNLQMHRRRHKVPWKLLKRETPVVRKRVFVCPEPTCLHHDPCHALGDLVGIKKHFRRKHSNHKQWVCDKCSKAYAVQSDYKAHLKTCGTRGHSCDCGRVFSRVESFIEHQDACHMGRVIRPESQGVQLACLSRTASSPSPSNDTNFSTAPCPWPSLALPKTKDAMFLSPTKYHNSPKNALSHNLELQLLTTSNPSEVSVSPKKHDNDPTHLQLSIGSSDIGDKVEYSTVTCTHKDASNKSGHHEKQAPQPLRVAMEEKTYAEEARQEAKRQIEIAEQEFAKAKRIRQQAQAELEKAQALKDHAVKQINSTILQITCHACQHQFQARTPPEENSLVASYISSAVTEGEVENDIQTSLTKATNT; encoded by the exons ATGTTGGCCAATAACTCTTGTTCCTCACTTCCTTCCTCGGAGCCATTTTCGTGCTTAGAGAATGGCACTACTAATATCAATAAGAGGAAAAGAAGACCCGCAGGAACACCAG ATCCAGATGCGGAAGTGGTTTCTTTGTCGCCTAAAACGCTGCTAGAATCGGACCGATACGTGTGTGAGATCTGCAATCAAGGATTCCAGAGAGACCAAAACCTACAGATGCACAGGAGGCGGCACAAGGTTCCATGGAAGCTGCTGAAGAGGGAAACACCAGTGGTGAGGAAGCGGGTCTTCGTTTGCCCGGAGCCCACTTGCCTACACCACGACCCTTGCCATGCTCTCGGCGATTTGGTTGGGATCAAGAAGCACTTCAGGAGGAAACACAGCAACCACAAGCAATGGGTCTGCGATAAATGTTCTAAGGCCTACGCCGTTCAATCTGATTACAAGGCTCATCTTAAAACCTGCGGCACCAGAGGCCATTCTTGTGATTGCGGCAGAGTATTTTCAAG AGTTGAGAGTTTTATTGAACATCAAGATGCTTGCCATATGGGGCGTGTAATACGGCCAGAATCACAAGGGGTGCAGTTGGCTTGCTTGTCACGAACAGCTTCAAGCCCCAGTCCCTCCAATGATACCAATTTCAGTACAGCTCCTTGCCCTTGGCCTAGTTTGGCGTTACCGAAGACAAAGGATGCCATGTTCTTGAGCCCTACAAAATATCATAATTCCCCTAAAAATGCGCTCTCCCACAATTTGGAGCTTCAACTCTTGACCACATCAAATCCCAGTGAGGTATCAGTTTCACCCAAAAAACATGATAACGATCCAACCCACTTACAACTCTCAATCGGCTCGTCTGATATTGGGGACAAAGTTGAATATTCAACAGTTACTTGTACACACAAGGATGCAAGCAACAAATCAGGTCATCATGAGAAACAAGCACCCCAGCCGTTAAGAGTGGCAATGGAGGAGAAAACTTATGCTGAAGAGGCAAGACAGGAGGCGAAAAGGCAGATTGAAATAGCTGAGCAAGAGTTTGCAAAGGCAAAGAGAATCCGGCAACAAGCACAAGCTGAGTTAGAAAAGGCTCAAGCCTTAAAGGATCATGCAGTAAAGCAAATAAACTCCACCATCCTTCAAATTACTTGTCATGCTTGCCAGCACCAATTTCAAGCAAGAACACCACCCGAAGAGAACTCCCTTGTTGCGAGTTACATTTCATCAGCGGTAACAGAAGGTGAAGTTGAAAACGATATTCAAACAAGTCTTACAAAGGCGACTAACACATAA